Proteins from a genomic interval of Gordonia sp. SL306:
- a CDS encoding TetR/AcrR family transcriptional regulator, with translation MQPRPTAAVPSKSLLERAYIGLISQDDDDHDDPTRTRILDAAYDQFCRMGIQRSSLEEVARRAGVTRITIYRKFDTKDTLVEQVVIREFRRYFARFLDDIAGADTVADRVVAGFVSSLRAISGNPLIGGLLETEPTLLIGSIIGIGDNGSLLATVRGFVAGQLRSEQQAGTISADLDTELAAEMMVRVSASFLTVPSRIIDLDDDVQLADVARQFLVPMLNAPATGDTISST, from the coding sequence GTGCAACCACGTCCGACGGCGGCAGTGCCCTCCAAATCGCTCCTCGAGCGCGCCTACATCGGGTTGATCTCTCAGGACGACGACGACCACGACGACCCGACGCGGACCCGAATTCTGGACGCCGCATATGATCAGTTCTGCCGCATGGGAATTCAGCGATCTTCATTGGAAGAGGTAGCTCGTCGCGCCGGCGTCACGCGCATCACCATCTATCGGAAGTTCGACACGAAGGACACGCTCGTCGAGCAAGTCGTCATTCGCGAGTTCCGGAGGTACTTCGCCCGGTTCCTCGACGACATCGCCGGCGCCGACACGGTCGCGGATCGCGTGGTGGCCGGCTTCGTCAGCTCGCTGCGCGCCATTTCCGGCAATCCACTCATTGGCGGTCTGCTCGAGACCGAGCCGACCCTGCTGATCGGCTCGATCATCGGCATCGGCGACAACGGGAGTCTGCTGGCCACCGTCCGCGGTTTCGTCGCCGGGCAGCTCCGTAGCGAACAGCAGGCGGGCACGATCTCCGCCGACCTCGACACCGAACTCGCGGCCGAGATGATGGTTCGCGTCTCTGCTTCGTTCCTGACAGTACCGAGCCGGATCATCGACCTCGACGACGATGTCCAACTCGCGGACGTCGCACGGCAATTCCTGGTTCCCATGTTGAACGCACCAGCCACCGGCGACACGATCTCGTCCACCTGA
- a CDS encoding TIGR03086 family metal-binding protein translates to MTSNQPADPRPAYASATTWVIGLLAAVSDDQLTSPTPCEEFDVGTLAAHVTATAQRAIVLAEGGDVLAVPRFAETHDAESYAALVARAVELWSDDAKLGAMVRVPWGEVPGAGALWGYVSETLVHGWDLAVATGQPAEADPEFVGPVLAVAQQFIPAEIRGDAEVPFGPVIEPRPQAGPTEQLANWTGRDATNWVRSVA, encoded by the coding sequence ATGACCAGCAACCAACCCGCCGATCCCCGACCCGCCTACGCTTCCGCCACCACGTGGGTCATCGGCCTGCTCGCCGCGGTCTCCGACGACCAGCTCACCTCGCCGACCCCGTGCGAGGAGTTCGACGTCGGCACGCTCGCGGCACATGTGACCGCGACCGCACAGCGTGCCATCGTGCTGGCCGAAGGCGGCGACGTTCTCGCGGTGCCTAGGTTTGCCGAGACCCACGACGCCGAATCCTATGCCGCCCTTGTCGCCCGGGCCGTCGAGCTGTGGTCCGACGACGCCAAACTCGGGGCAATGGTGCGCGTGCCCTGGGGCGAGGTTCCCGGCGCCGGCGCCCTGTGGGGTTATGTCAGCGAGACCTTGGTGCACGGGTGGGACCTCGCGGTGGCCACCGGCCAACCTGCCGAGGCCGATCCCGAGTTCGTCGGACCCGTGCTGGCAGTGGCGCAGCAGTTCATCCCGGCGGAGATCCGTGGGGATGCCGAGGTCCCGTTCGGGCCCGTCATCGAACCGCGGCCCCAGGCCGGGCCGACCGAGCAACTCGCGAACTGGACGGGACGGGATGCGACGAATTGGGTGCGGTCGGTCGCGTGA
- a CDS encoding helix-turn-helix transcriptional regulator, with protein MRAERLLSVLMLLRSKGHMTAAELAVELEVSERTILRDIEALSLSGVPVYAERGRNGGFALVQGYRTDLSGLTLPEAIALLSGGGRIDSAAAASAKRKLAASLPEVHRGGVAEASQRILVRPDGFVRPPQQLEALAPVQQAVFEGRRVRLSYERRGGMSAERVLDPIGLIVAGDTWYLVAYSDGVERMYRVSRMSEVVVLDDSAQREPSVDLEEVWERHREAFRSTFEPVDVVIDCAAGDVERVSAFAEVLGRVESGKGVRVGLRFADRNHAMRVLWMGYLESTFSVVEPEWIRDGLHDRVGVVAEITAAGDG; from the coding sequence ATGCGAGCGGAACGCCTGTTGTCGGTGCTGATGTTGCTGCGCTCGAAAGGTCACATGACCGCAGCCGAGCTCGCGGTCGAGCTGGAGGTCTCCGAGAGGACGATCCTGCGGGACATCGAGGCGCTGTCGCTGTCGGGCGTGCCGGTGTATGCCGAGCGTGGCCGCAACGGTGGATTCGCGTTGGTGCAGGGGTACCGGACGGACCTGTCCGGGTTGACGTTGCCGGAGGCGATTGCGCTGTTGTCGGGTGGTGGTCGGATCGATTCGGCTGCGGCGGCGAGTGCGAAGCGCAAGTTGGCGGCGTCGTTGCCGGAGGTGCATCGCGGTGGTGTGGCGGAGGCCAGTCAGCGGATTCTGGTGCGGCCGGACGGTTTTGTGCGTCCACCGCAGCAGCTCGAGGCATTGGCGCCGGTGCAGCAGGCGGTGTTCGAGGGTCGTCGTGTGCGCCTGTCGTATGAGCGGCGGGGAGGCATGTCTGCTGAGCGGGTGCTGGACCCGATCGGGCTGATCGTGGCCGGCGACACCTGGTATCTGGTGGCGTACTCCGACGGTGTGGAGCGGATGTATCGGGTGTCACGGATGTCAGAGGTGGTGGTGCTCGATGATTCAGCGCAGCGGGAGCCGTCGGTGGATCTCGAGGAGGTGTGGGAGCGGCATCGGGAAGCGTTCCGCTCGACGTTCGAGCCGGTCGATGTGGTGATCGACTGCGCGGCGGGCGATGTGGAGAGGGTGTCGGCGTTTGCTGAGGTGCTCGGTCGCGTCGAGTCCGGGAAGGGGGTTCGCGTGGGCTTGAGGTTCGCCGACCGGAATCACGCGATGCGGGTCCTGTGGATGGGCTACCTGGAGTCGACGTTCAGCGTCGTCGAGCCGGAATGGATTCGGGACGGACTGCATGATCGCGTTGGTGTGGTGGCGGAGATTACCGCGGCCGGTGACGGGTGA